A stretch of the Sphingomonas sp. CL5.1 genome encodes the following:
- a CDS encoding threonine synthase — protein sequence MNANLTVDRPTFVTHLECSLTGERYEADQLHGLSRAGRPLLVRYDLDAVKAALPRDVLAARETDLWRWRELLPVRRTENVVSLGEVETPLVPIPAAGGAKVLVKDEGRLPTGSFKARGLVMAVAMAKELGVTRIAMPTNGNAGAALAAYATRVGIETIVFCPEDTPEVNVREIAMQGARVWRVNGLIDDCGAIVGKGAAEGRWFDFSTLKEPYRIEGKKTMGLELAAQCGWRLPRAIFYPTGGGTGLIGMWKAFDELEKLGWIGPERPRMYAVQAAGCAPIVRAFEAGEEHAERWEDAHTVAAGIRVPRAVGDFLILRAVRESGGKALAVGDPAILKAVEDCARHDGLLLCPEGGATLAAYRQALRDGEVDEDEEVVLFNCATGLKYPMPEAPRALDRHAPIDFDLL from the coding sequence ATGAATGCGAATCTGACGGTTGATCGGCCGACCTTCGTCACGCACCTCGAATGCTCGCTGACCGGCGAGCGTTATGAGGCGGATCAGCTCCACGGCCTGTCCCGCGCGGGGCGTCCATTGCTCGTCCGCTACGATCTGGACGCGGTGAAGGCGGCGCTGCCGCGCGACGTGCTCGCGGCGCGCGAGACCGATCTGTGGCGCTGGCGCGAGCTGCTGCCGGTGCGACGGACGGAGAATGTCGTCAGCCTCGGCGAGGTCGAGACGCCGCTCGTCCCGATCCCGGCGGCGGGCGGCGCGAAGGTGCTGGTCAAGGACGAGGGGCGCCTCCCCACCGGCAGCTTCAAGGCGCGCGGGCTGGTGATGGCCGTGGCGATGGCGAAGGAGCTGGGCGTCACCCGCATCGCGATGCCGACCAACGGCAATGCCGGCGCGGCGCTCGCCGCCTATGCCACGCGCGTCGGGATCGAGACGATCGTCTTCTGCCCGGAGGACACGCCGGAAGTGAATGTCCGCGAGATCGCGATGCAGGGCGCGCGCGTGTGGCGCGTCAACGGCCTGATCGACGATTGCGGCGCGATCGTCGGCAAGGGCGCGGCGGAAGGGCGCTGGTTCGATTTCTCGACGCTCAAGGAGCCGTACCGGATCGAGGGCAAGAAGACGATGGGGCTGGAGTTGGCCGCGCAATGCGGCTGGCGGCTGCCCAGGGCGATCTTCTACCCCACTGGCGGCGGCACCGGGTTGATCGGCATGTGGAAGGCGTTCGACGAGCTGGAGAAGCTCGGCTGGATCGGCCCCGAGCGGCCGCGCATGTATGCGGTGCAGGCGGCCGGCTGCGCGCCGATCGTCCGCGCGTTCGAGGCGGGCGAGGAACATGCCGAGCGCTGGGAGGACGCGCATACCGTCGCCGCCGGCATCCGCGTGCCGCGCGCGGTGGGCGATTTCCTGATCCTGCGCGCGGTGCGCGAGAGCGGCGGCAAGGCGCTCGCGGTCGGCGATCCCGCGATCCTGAAGGCGGTGGAGGATTGCGCGCGCCACGACGGCCTGCTGCTCTGCCCCGAGGGCGGCGCGACGCTCGCCGCCTATCGCCAGGCGCTGCGCGACGGGGAGGTGGACGAGGATGAGGAAGTGGTGCTGTTCAACTGCGCCACCGGCCTCAAATATCCGATGCCGGAAGCGCCGCGCGCGCTCGATCGCCACGCGCCGATTGATTTCGACCTGCTCTGA
- a CDS encoding TauD/TfdA family dioxygenase, translated as MSNVHFAPLADHVGVEALNIDLNAIDDTAFGALRQAVADHGVLFVRDQQLTPEQHIAFARRWGGIDVNNYFPANGGYPEIAEVRKSETQTTNIGGGWHTDHSYDQVPAMGSILLARETPPSGGDTLFAGMGAAFDSLSDGLKDTLRGLRAVHSADHIYSTGGIYAQTDQAADLKGHDIRTRAVHPVALRHPVTGRELLYVNPAFTLHFEGWTREESLPLLQYLYEVGMRPEFQCRVQWAPGSLAIWDNRSTWHFAMNDYHGHRRLMHRITISGEPLE; from the coding sequence ATGAGCAACGTGCACTTCGCCCCGCTGGCCGATCATGTCGGCGTCGAGGCGCTCAATATCGACCTGAATGCGATCGACGACACCGCGTTCGGCGCGCTGCGGCAGGCGGTGGCCGATCACGGCGTGCTGTTCGTCCGCGATCAGCAGCTCACGCCGGAACAGCATATCGCCTTCGCGCGGCGCTGGGGCGGGATCGACGTGAACAATTATTTCCCGGCCAACGGCGGCTATCCCGAAATCGCCGAGGTGCGGAAATCGGAGACGCAGACCACCAATATCGGCGGCGGCTGGCACACCGACCACAGCTATGACCAGGTGCCGGCGATGGGCTCGATCCTGCTCGCGCGCGAAACGCCGCCGAGCGGGGGCGACACGCTGTTCGCCGGCATGGGCGCGGCGTTCGATTCGCTGTCGGACGGGCTGAAGGACACGCTGCGCGGGCTGCGCGCGGTGCATTCGGCGGATCACATCTACAGCACGGGCGGCATCTATGCGCAGACCGATCAGGCAGCCGACCTGAAGGGCCATGACATCCGCACCCGCGCCGTCCACCCCGTCGCGCTGCGCCATCCGGTGACCGGGCGCGAGCTACTCTACGTCAACCCCGCCTTCACGCTGCATTTCGAAGGCTGGACGCGCGAGGAGAGCCTGCCGCTGCTGCAATATCTCTATGAAGTGGGGATGCGGCCAGAATTCCAGTGCCGCGTGCAATGGGCGCCGGGATCGCTGGCGATCTGGGACAATCGCTCGACATGGCATTTCGCGATGAACGACTATCACGGCCACCGCCGGCTGATGCACCGCATCACCATCTCGGGAGAGCCGCTGGAATGA
- a CDS encoding YgcG family protein, which yields MRPGPTASPARAGVFTTLLLALMALAAALIAMPAGAQTFPKFTGFVVDDAGILPPQVQADLTQKLEALQRDTKRQLVVVTVKDLQGYPIEDYSNKLFRSWGVGLKDVNNGALFVIAPNDRKLRIEVGYGLEPFLTDALSSVIINNDVVPRFKAGDMPGGITAGTDAIIAQLRASPEEAQARLDAAVKQFDQTHRAQRSGGGGVPIGLIFWGMVMLFVLLSFARRGGRGQRYGGDGSGALPIVLWSIASEIGRQATRGGGGGGWGGGDSGGGGGGWGGGGFGGGGGGSSGGGGASGGW from the coding sequence ATGCGCCCCGGCCCGACCGCATCCCCGGCGCGGGCCGGGGTTTTCACCACGCTGCTGCTCGCGCTGATGGCGCTGGCGGCGGCGCTGATCGCGATGCCGGCCGGGGCGCAGACCTTTCCCAAATTCACCGGCTTCGTGGTGGACGACGCCGGCATCCTGCCGCCGCAGGTGCAGGCCGATCTCACGCAGAAGCTGGAGGCGTTGCAGCGCGATACCAAGCGGCAACTGGTGGTCGTGACGGTCAAGGACCTGCAAGGCTATCCAATCGAGGATTACAGCAACAAGCTGTTCCGTAGCTGGGGCGTGGGGCTGAAGGACGTCAACAATGGCGCGCTGTTCGTCATCGCCCCCAACGATCGCAAGCTGCGGATCGAGGTGGGCTACGGGCTGGAGCCGTTCCTCACCGATGCGCTGTCCAGCGTCATCATCAACAATGATGTCGTCCCGCGCTTCAAGGCGGGCGACATGCCGGGTGGCATCACGGCCGGCACCGATGCGATCATCGCGCAGCTCCGCGCCTCGCCGGAGGAAGCGCAGGCGCGGCTCGACGCGGCGGTGAAGCAGTTCGACCAGACTCACCGCGCGCAGCGTTCGGGTGGTGGCGGCGTGCCGATCGGCCTGATCTTCTGGGGCATGGTGATGCTGTTCGTCCTCCTGTCCTTCGCCCGGCGCGGCGGGCGCGGGCAGCGTTATGGCGGGGACGGCTCGGGCGCGCTGCCGATCGTCCTCTGGTCGATCGCCAGCGAGATCGGGCGGCAGGCGACGCGCGGCGGCGGTGGTGGCGGCTGGGGCGGCGGCGATTCCGGCGGTGGAGGCGGCGGCTGGGGTGGTGGCGGCTTTGGCGGCGGCGGTGGCGGATCGAGCGGCGGCG
- a CDS encoding LemA family protein — MTLRPIALTGLALTLAGCGINTIPTAEENAKARWADVQNQYQRRADLIPNLVATVKAAGAQEKDILVEVTQARASANQVKVSGDQLTDPAAMQRYQTAQAGLTMSLQRLQEAYPELKSQGNYTTLMSQLEGTENRITIARNDYNTAVQQYNTTIRTFPDAIGAKIFYGAKPMVPFAATTPGADTAPKVNFN; from the coding sequence ATGACGCTTCGTCCGATTGCCCTGACCGGCCTCGCGCTTACGCTCGCCGGCTGCGGGATCAACACGATTCCCACCGCGGAGGAGAACGCCAAGGCGCGCTGGGCCGACGTGCAGAACCAGTATCAGCGCCGCGCCGACCTGATCCCGAACCTTGTCGCCACGGTGAAGGCCGCCGGCGCGCAGGAGAAGGACATCCTCGTCGAGGTGACGCAGGCGCGCGCCTCCGCCAATCAGGTGAAGGTGTCGGGCGACCAGCTCACCGATCCAGCCGCGATGCAGCGCTACCAGACGGCGCAGGCCGGCCTCACCATGTCGCTCCAGCGCTTGCAGGAGGCGTATCCCGAGCTGAAGAGCCAGGGCAATTACACCACGCTGATGAGCCAGCTCGAAGGCACCGAGAACCGCATCACCATCGCCCGCAACGATTACAATACGGCGGTGCAGCAATATAACACCACGATCCGCACCTTCCCCGACGCGATCGGCGCGAAGATCTTCTACGGCGCGAAGCCGATGGTGCCGTTCGCCGCGACCACGCCGGGGGCGGACACCGCGCCGAAGGTGAATTTCAACTGA
- a CDS encoding Crp/Fnr family transcriptional regulator, which yields MEIETLALRGAWFAHLPPPLRAALLRAGRVVRLGAGQWVYGEGDEETGVVLVLDGALRIEASVGAERDVLVNLAPAGAAFGQSRRGGGGPRIVTARAAGRATVMLVADSALERIAAEQPLLWRAVSELVYGQLDAMVHLAAQMLALGPRGRIAARLLAFGGEGGAALGQADLAEMCGLSRKSVNAHLAALERRGAIARGYGRIAILDAGALRMLVE from the coding sequence ATGGAAATTGAGACGCTCGCGCTGCGCGGCGCGTGGTTCGCGCATCTTCCGCCGCCGTTGCGCGCGGCGTTGCTGCGCGCCGGGCGGGTGGTGCGGCTGGGCGCCGGGCAATGGGTCTATGGCGAGGGCGACGAGGAGACGGGCGTCGTGCTGGTGCTCGACGGGGCGCTCCGGATCGAGGCGTCGGTGGGGGCGGAACGCGACGTGCTGGTCAACCTCGCGCCGGCGGGCGCCGCGTTCGGCCAGTCGCGGCGCGGCGGCGGCGGGCCGCGCATCGTCACCGCGCGCGCGGCCGGCCGCGCCACGGTGATGCTGGTCGCGGACAGCGCGCTGGAGCGGATCGCGGCGGAGCAGCCGCTGCTGTGGCGCGCGGTCAGCGAGCTGGTTTACGGCCAGCTCGACGCGATGGTGCATCTGGCGGCGCAGATGCTCGCGCTCGGCCCGCGCGGACGGATCGCGGCGCGGCTGCTGGCGTTCGGCGGCGAGGGCGGCGCGGCGCTGGGCCAGGCGGACCTCGCCGAGATGTGCGGCCTGTCGCGCAAGTCGGTCAACGCGCACCTCGCCGCCCTGGAGCGGCGCGGGGCGATCGCGCGGGGTTATGGGCGAATCGCGATCCTCGATGCGGGCGCGTTGCGGATGTTGGTGGAGTGA
- the hrcA gene encoding heat-inducible transcriptional repressor HrcA has product MNDGTPVNELSDRARDIFRRVVDSYLESGVPVGSRTLAQAGLSLSPASIRSVLAQLEMMGLLAAPHTSAGRMPTELGLRLFVDGMMQVSEPSREERAAIESRAAGGGPVEEALAATTAALSGLSACAGLVMVPKHEQVLRSIGFVPLSQTQALAVLVSEDGAVENRVIDLPPGVTAAALVEAGNYMSATLSGLTLSQARARIDREVTAGRAAIDATAQALIQRGIAVWSEDGGRRPVLIVRGQGRLLDDAAAADLERVRDLLDDLEGKQEIAALLDSARAGDATRIFIGAETKLFALSGSSVIAKPFRGQDGRVVGVVGVIGPTRLNYARVVPMVDFTAATLARLIG; this is encoded by the coding sequence ATGAACGACGGCACCCCAGTCAACGAGCTTAGCGACCGCGCGCGGGATATCTTCCGCCGCGTGGTGGATAGCTATCTCGAAAGCGGTGTGCCCGTGGGGTCGCGCACGCTGGCGCAGGCGGGGCTGAGCCTGTCGCCGGCGTCGATCCGCAGCGTGCTCGCCCAACTGGAGATGATGGGGCTGCTTGCCGCGCCGCACACCTCCGCCGGGCGGATGCCGACCGAGCTTGGCCTCAGGCTGTTCGTCGATGGCATGATGCAGGTGTCCGAACCGAGCCGCGAGGAGCGCGCCGCGATCGAATCGCGCGCCGCCGGTGGCGGGCCGGTGGAGGAGGCGCTGGCCGCCACCACCGCCGCGCTCTCCGGCCTGTCCGCTTGCGCGGGGCTGGTGATGGTGCCCAAGCATGAGCAGGTGCTGCGCTCGATCGGCTTCGTGCCCCTGTCGCAGACGCAGGCGCTCGCGGTGCTGGTCAGCGAGGACGGCGCGGTCGAGAATCGCGTGATAGACCTGCCCCCCGGCGTCACCGCCGCCGCGCTGGTGGAGGCGGGGAACTACATGTCCGCCACGCTCTCCGGCCTGACGCTGTCGCAGGCGCGGGCGCGGATCGACCGCGAGGTCACCGCCGGCCGCGCCGCGATCGACGCCACCGCGCAGGCGCTGATCCAGCGCGGCATCGCGGTGTGGAGCGAGGATGGCGGCCGCCGCCCGGTGCTCATCGTGCGCGGGCAGGGGCGGCTGCTCGACGATGCCGCCGCCGCCGATCTGGAGCGGGTGCGCGACCTGCTCGACGATCTGGAGGGCAAGCAGGAGATCGCCGCGCTGCTCGATTCGGCGCGCGCCGGGGACGCGACGCGCATCTTCATCGGCGCGGAGACGAAATTGTTCGCGCTTTCCGGCTCGTCGGTGATCGCCAAGCCCTTTCGCGGGCAGGACGGGCGCGTCGTCGGCGTGGTGGGGGTGATCGGCCCGACGCGGTTGAACTACGCGCGCGTCGTGCCCATGGTGGATTTCACAGCCGCGACGCTCGCCCGCCTGATCGGGTGA
- the grpE gene encoding nucleotide exchange factor GrpE, whose translation MTDENTTENLRDETAEAAPEVAEHDRAGELEAALAEAKQQVLYAQAEVQNVRRRAEKDAADARAYAATSFARDVLSVSDNLERGLAAIPADLREDEKMKGVVAGLDATMRELANVFQRHGITRIAALGEKLDPNRHQAMMEVPSADAEPGTIVQEMQSGWMIRDRLLRPALVGVAKAAG comes from the coding sequence ATGACCGACGAGAACACGACCGAGAACCTGCGCGACGAAACCGCCGAGGCGGCGCCCGAGGTCGCCGAGCATGACCGCGCCGGCGAGCTGGAGGCCGCGCTCGCCGAGGCGAAGCAGCAGGTGCTCTATGCCCAGGCGGAGGTGCAGAACGTGCGCCGCCGCGCCGAGAAGGACGCCGCCGACGCGCGCGCCTATGCCGCGACCAGCTTCGCGCGCGACGTGCTGTCCGTCAGCGACAATCTGGAGCGCGGCCTCGCCGCCATCCCGGCGGACCTGCGCGAGGACGAGAAGATGAAGGGCGTCGTCGCCGGCCTCGACGCGACCATGCGCGAGCTCGCCAATGTGTTCCAGCGCCACGGCATCACCCGCATCGCCGCGCTGGGCGAGAAGCTCGATCCCAACCGGCATCAGGCGATGATGGAGGTTCCCTCCGCCGATGCCGAGCCGGGGACGATCGTGCAGGAGATGCAGTCCGGCTGGATGATCCGCGACCGGCTGCTGCGCCCGGCGCTGGTCGGCGTCGCCAAGGCCGCCGGCTGA
- the ppc gene encoding phosphoenolpyruvate carboxylase, giving the protein MADLPSITNNPDVRYLGRVLGDVIRALGGERLFAATEAIRSASVERHRRGGPPVDHHLEALTLDETLDFVRGFMLFSMLANLAEDRQGVAAEEGADVAAALARLAREGVDKAAVAALLDHALVAPVLTAHPTEVRRKSMIDHRNRIAALMALRDRGIETTRDGDRVDEAIVRQVALLWETRVLRRERLYVADEVETALSYLRDVFLPVLPALYQRWDRAMGTRVPSFLRPGSWIGGDRDGNPFVTAESLRAALARAGETVLVHYLDQLHALGAELSISSELAPIDAAVAELAEKSGDMAESRSDEPYRRAISGIYARLAATHLALTGKPAPRPGTLTGEPYPDPAAFRADLLALAGPLAAMGAGLLASGGAIGRLIRAVEVFGFHLATLDMRQNSAVHERVVAELLKVAGVCDDYAALDEDQRVMLLRHELSSPRPLMSRYTDYSDETRAELAIVAAAAEAHRRYGPGCIRQYIVSMAKSVSDLLEVNLLLKEAGLYRPGAEPGAAIMAVPLFETIEDLEAAPAIMAEWFALPEIAAILATRGHQEVMIGYSDSNKDGGYLTSTWQLSKASTALKPVFEAAGVGMQLFHGRGGAVGRGGGSSFAAILAQPAGTVQGRIRITEQGEVIAGKYGTRESAATNLEAMASATLLASLEPPQLTSAEDETFARAMDALSDTAFHAYRDLVYGTEGFTTFFRQMTPIAEISGLKIGSRPASRTKSHRIEDLRAIPWVFSWAQARVMLPGWYGVGSAIAAFGDKALLAGMAEGWPLFAATLANMEMVLAKSDMGIAERYAGLVEDAALRKQVFGRIRDGWKRTHDGLLAITGQSRLLEKHPALESSIRLRLPYIEPLNLLQIELMKRHRAGERDERISEGILLSINAIATALRNSG; this is encoded by the coding sequence ATGGCCGACCTCCCCTCGATCACCAACAACCCGGACGTGCGCTATCTCGGCCGCGTGCTGGGCGACGTCATCCGCGCGCTGGGGGGCGAGCGGCTGTTCGCCGCGACGGAGGCGATCCGCTCCGCCTCGGTCGAGCGGCACCGGCGCGGCGGGCCGCCGGTCGATCACCATCTGGAGGCGTTGACGCTCGACGAGACGCTCGATTTCGTGCGCGGCTTCATGCTGTTCTCGATGCTCGCCAATCTCGCCGAGGACCGGCAGGGCGTCGCCGCCGAGGAGGGCGCCGACGTCGCCGCCGCGCTGGCGCGGCTGGCGCGCGAGGGCGTGGACAAGGCGGCGGTCGCCGCGCTGCTCGATCACGCGCTCGTCGCCCCGGTGCTCACCGCGCACCCGACGGAGGTGCGGCGCAAGTCGATGATCGACCACCGCAACCGCATCGCCGCGCTGATGGCGTTGCGCGATCGCGGCATCGAGACGACGCGCGACGGCGACCGCGTGGACGAGGCGATCGTGCGGCAGGTCGCGTTGCTGTGGGAGACGCGCGTGCTGCGCCGCGAGCGGCTCTACGTCGCGGACGAGGTGGAGACGGCGCTCAGCTATCTGCGCGACGTGTTCCTGCCGGTGCTGCCTGCGCTCTACCAGCGCTGGGACCGGGCGATGGGGACGCGCGTGCCGTCCTTCCTGCGCCCCGGAAGCTGGATCGGCGGCGATCGCGACGGCAATCCCTTCGTCACGGCGGAATCGCTGCGCGCCGCGCTGGCCCGCGCGGGCGAGACGGTGCTGGTCCATTATCTCGACCAGTTGCACGCGCTGGGCGCGGAGCTGTCGATCTCCAGCGAGCTGGCGCCGATCGACGCGGCGGTGGCGGAACTGGCGGAGAAAAGCGGCGACATGGCCGAAAGCCGCAGCGACGAGCCGTATCGCCGCGCGATCTCCGGCATCTACGCCCGGCTCGCCGCGACGCATCTCGCGCTGACCGGCAAGCCCGCGCCCCGGCCGGGCACGTTGACCGGCGAGCCTTATCCCGATCCGGCCGCGTTCCGCGCCGACCTGCTCGCGCTAGCCGGTCCGCTCGCCGCGATGGGGGCCGGCCTGCTCGCCTCGGGCGGCGCGATCGGGCGGCTGATCCGCGCGGTCGAGGTGTTCGGCTTCCACCTCGCGACGCTCGACATGCGGCAGAACAGCGCGGTGCACGAGCGCGTCGTGGCGGAGCTATTGAAGGTCGCGGGCGTGTGCGACGATTATGCCGCGCTCGACGAGGACCAGCGCGTGATGCTGCTGCGCCACGAGCTGTCCAGCCCGCGCCCGCTGATGTCGCGCTACACCGATTATTCGGACGAGACGCGCGCCGAGCTGGCGATCGTCGCCGCGGCGGCGGAGGCGCATCGCCGCTACGGCCCCGGCTGCATCCGGCAATATATCGTCTCGATGGCGAAATCGGTGTCGGACCTGCTGGAGGTCAACCTGCTGCTCAAGGAGGCCGGCCTCTATCGTCCCGGCGCGGAGCCGGGCGCCGCGATCATGGCGGTGCCGCTGTTCGAGACGATCGAGGATCTGGAGGCCGCGCCGGCGATCATGGCCGAATGGTTCGCCCTGCCGGAAATCGCCGCGATCCTCGCCACGCGCGGGCATCAGGAAGTGATGATCGGCTATTCCGACTCGAACAAGGACGGCGGCTACCTCACCTCGACCTGGCAATTGTCGAAGGCGTCAACCGCGCTGAAGCCGGTGTTCGAGGCCGCCGGCGTCGGGATGCAGCTTTTCCACGGGCGCGGCGGCGCGGTGGGGCGCGGCGGCGGATCGAGCTTCGCGGCGATCCTCGCCCAGCCGGCGGGCACAGTGCAGGGCCGCATCCGCATCACCGAGCAGGGCGAGGTGATCGCGGGCAAATACGGCACGCGCGAAAGCGCCGCGACCAACCTGGAGGCGATGGCATCCGCAACCCTGCTCGCCAGCCTCGAGCCGCCGCAACTCACCAGCGCCGAGGACGAGACCTTCGCCCGCGCGATGGATGCGCTGTCCGACACCGCCTTCCATGCCTATCGCGATCTCGTCTATGGCACGGAGGGCTTCACCACCTTCTTCCGCCAGATGACGCCGATCGCCGAAATCTCCGGCCTCAAGATCGGCAGCCGTCCCGCGAGCCGCACGAAGAGCCACCGGATCGAGGATCTGCGCGCGATCCCCTGGGTATTCTCCTGGGCGCAGGCGCGGGTGATGCTGCCGGGCTGGTACGGCGTGGGCAGCGCGATCGCCGCGTTCGGGGACAAGGCGCTGCTCGCCGGGATGGCGGAGGGCTGGCCGCTGTTCGCCGCGACGCTGGCCAACATGGAGATGGTGCTGGCGAAATCGGACATGGGCATCGCCGAACGCTACGCCGGGCTGGTCGAGGATGCCGCGCTGCGCAAGCAGGTGTTCGGCCGGATTCGCGATGGCTGGAAGCGCACCCATGACGGGCTGCTCGCCATCACCGGTCAGTCGCGGCTGCTTGAGAAGCATCCGGCGCTCGAATCCTCGATCCGCTTGCGGCTGCCCTATATCGAGCCGCTCAACCTGCTCCAGATCGAACTGATGAAGCGCCACCGCGCGGGCGAGCGTGACGAGCGGATCAGCGAGGGTATCCTCTTGTCGATCAACGCCATCGCCACCGCGCTGCGCAATTCGGGTTGA
- the mscL gene encoding large conductance mechanosensitive channel protein MscL — protein sequence MFKEFKAFIARGNVIDLAVAVIIGAAFGKIITSLTEDVLMPVIGKIFGGLDFSSYFIVLGEVPAKLQGSTDYAALKKAGVPLLGYGEFITQAVNFLIVAFIIFLIVRGVNRVMPKKEEAPAADPADVVLLREIRDELRARRGA from the coding sequence ATGTTCAAGGAATTCAAGGCGTTCATCGCGCGCGGCAACGTGATCGATCTTGCCGTGGCGGTCATCATCGGCGCGGCGTTCGGCAAGATCATCACCTCGCTGACCGAGGATGTGCTGATGCCGGTGATCGGCAAGATATTCGGCGGTCTCGATTTCTCGAGCTATTTCATCGTGCTGGGAGAGGTGCCGGCGAAGCTGCAAGGCTCGACCGACTATGCCGCGCTCAAGAAGGCGGGCGTGCCGCTGCTCGGCTATGGCGAGTTCATCACGCAGGCGGTGAACTTCCTGATCGTCGCCTTCATAATCTTCCTGATCGTGCGCGGGGTGAACCGCGTGATGCCGAAGAAGGAGGAGGCGCCCGCCGCCGATCCGGCCGATGTGGTGCTGCTGCGCGAGATCCGCGACGAGCTGCGCGCGCGGCGCGGGGCCTGA
- the ald gene encoding alanine dehydrogenase produces MLVGVPREIKNNEFRVGLTPGAVREYRAHGHEVIVESGAGAGIGADDEVYARSGARIVDTAAEIFARAGMIVKVKEPQPQEWAQLREGQILFTYLHLAPDPDQARGLMASGVSAIAYETVTDTSGGLPLLAPMSEVAGRLSIEAGASALRAVSGGRGLLLGGVPGVPPANVVILGGGVVGTNAARMATGLGANVSIFDRSLRRLRQLDDMFHGRVNTHFSTIAAIEEALATADVVIGAVLVPGAAAPKLVTRGMLKLMKPRAVLVDVAIDQGGCFETSHPTTHADPTYEVDGVIHYCVANMPGAVPLTSSHALNNATLPYGLALAEKGLAALDDDPGLKEGLNVDRGKIVNKVVAAALGF; encoded by the coding sequence ATGCTGGTCGGCGTCCCGCGAGAGATAAAGAACAACGAGTTCCGCGTCGGGCTGACGCCGGGCGCGGTGCGCGAATATCGCGCCCACGGGCATGAGGTGATCGTGGAGAGCGGCGCGGGCGCGGGGATCGGCGCGGACGACGAGGTCTATGCCCGATCCGGCGCGCGGATCGTCGATACCGCCGCCGAAATATTCGCCCGCGCCGGCATGATCGTGAAGGTGAAGGAGCCGCAGCCGCAGGAGTGGGCGCAGCTTCGCGAGGGGCAGATATTGTTCACCTATCTCCACCTCGCGCCCGATCCCGATCAGGCGCGCGGGCTGATGGCCTCCGGCGTCAGCGCGATCGCCTATGAGACGGTGACGGACACGTCGGGCGGCCTGCCGCTGCTCGCGCCGATGAGCGAGGTGGCCGGGCGGCTCTCGATCGAGGCCGGTGCGAGCGCGCTGCGCGCCGTGTCGGGCGGACGCGGCCTGCTGCTCGGCGGCGTGCCGGGGGTGCCGCCGGCCAATGTCGTGATCCTCGGCGGCGGGGTGGTCGGCACCAATGCCGCGCGGATGGCGACCGGGCTGGGCGCGAACGTCAGCATCTTCGACCGCTCGCTGCGGCGGCTGCGCCAGCTCGACGACATGTTCCACGGGCGGGTGAACACGCATTTCTCCACCATCGCCGCGATCGAGGAGGCGCTCGCCACCGCCGACGTGGTGATCGGCGCGGTGCTGGTGCCCGGTGCCGCCGCGCCCAAGCTGGTGACGCGCGGGATGCTCAAGCTGATGAAGCCGCGCGCGGTGCTGGTCGATGTCGCGATCGACCAGGGCGGCTGTTTCGAGACGTCGCATCCGACCACCCATGCCGATCCCACTTATGAGGTGGACGGCGTGATCCATTATTGCGTCGCCAACATGCCCGGCGCGGTGCCGCTCACTTCCAGCCATGCGCTCAACAACGCCACCTTGCCTTACGGGCTGGCGCTGGCGGAGAAGGGGCTGGCCGCGCTGGACGACGATCCGGGCCTGAAGGAAGGGCTGAACGTCGATCGGGGGAAGATCGTCAACAAGGTGGTGGCGGCGGCGCTCGGGTTTTGA
- a CDS encoding Rrf2 family transcriptional regulator, producing the protein MLTQRSRYALRAMLFLAEAPAASPPIPMNRIAAEANVPRKFLELILADLRDAGLLLSHRGKMGGYCLSRASHLISLGDIIRVIEGPLALVTCVSRTAYRPCKDCKSEADCAIRHAMMRVRDETARILDGTSLADATAEDLVAA; encoded by the coding sequence ATGTTGACGCAGCGTTCCCGTTACGCGCTCCGCGCGATGCTTTTCCTGGCGGAGGCCCCCGCCGCCAGCCCCCCGATCCCGATGAACCGCATCGCGGCCGAGGCGAACGTGCCGCGAAAATTCCTCGAGCTGATCCTTGCCGACCTGCGCGACGCCGGGCTGCTGCTCAGCCATCGCGGCAAGATGGGCGGCTATTGCCTGTCGCGCGCCAGCCACCTGATCTCGCTGGGCGACATCATCCGCGTGATCGAGGGGCCGCTGGCGCTGGTGACGTGCGTCAGCCGCACCGCCTATCGCCCGTGCAAGGATTGCAAGAGCGAGGCGGATTGCGCGATTCGCCACGCGATGATGCGCGTGCGCGACGAGACGGCGCGCATCCTCGACGGCACCAGCCTCGCCGACGCCACGGCGGAGGATCTGGTCGCGGCCTGA